Sequence from the Trichocoleus sp. FACHB-46 genome:
ATCTGTACTTTGTATATTTTTAGGTAAGTCATTGTTGTTATAGCTGTCTATTATGAGTGTTTGATTATTATTTATAATAAACGTTTGGTTTAGGGGTGGCCCTTGATTTTTAGCTTTGTTTTTATCAAAGGACGGTTCAATAGGGCGATATCTAGCTATTCCATCTCCCTTTGCGGGTGGATTAAAAACATTAAAGAAGATTAAAAAAGCCACGCAAAGAAGAGAACTCGAAGAGATTTTTTTGTTGTTCATTATTATTGAATTCTTGTTTTTTACTTTTGGTTTTCATTTTTTTAGCCTCTAAGGTAAGCTTTGCTCTACTCTTCTATTCTAACAATTCTATTTATTTTTGTGGAGAACTCACTGTGGTCAAAAAACCGAATAATTGATATGCAAATTTCTAGCCCTTGCCTGGATAGTTAAGATTAAGGCTGTCCTATGAAAACTGCTTTTCAGCTAATAGGTCGTTAAGATGCTTCAAAATTAGTAAAGCAATGCCAATACTCAAAGCCATGCCCAGCCAAAAACTGTGGGCCACAAACTTCGACTGATCAAGCGCCCAACCGCCCAAAGGTGGCCCGATAAAATAACCGATCGCCCAGCATTGCGAGTTGATTGAGAGGTACACACCGCGTAAGGATTCTGGTGCCAGATCGACTACTAGTGAAGAAGCGGCAGGGGTGTATGCCACATTCGCGATCGCCAGGACTGCCAAACTTAACCCAGCCCACAACCATTGCCCGCTGTTACTGATGCCAGTGGCCCACACCAACACAAAGCCTACCGCCCAAATCAGAGCCGAAATCATCAAGGCATGGGGACGGCTAAAACGATTGAGCCAACGAGCAGCAGGAAGTTGGCAGAGCACAGATAAAACTAAGTGGGCCGTAAACAAAGCGCTAATTTCTTTTGGAGCAAACCCTTGACTAGAATTGCCGACTGAGACGAAGTTGCTAAAGTACAGCGGCATCGTGCTTTGGATTTGGGAGACATAGGTGGTGAATAGAATATTCACCAACGCATAGACTAGCAAAGCGCGATCGCGTAGGGCCACACCCCAGCCTTTTAGCCACTGCTGAGGCTCGTTTTTGGGTTTAACGGTTTCAGCGATCGCGGCGTAAATCACCCCAAAAAAGACGACGAAAGAAATGCCATCAAGAATAAATAAAGTCCGATAAGCCCCCGTAGCACTGATTAGCACTCCTCCAAGTATCACGCCCAAACCTAAGCCCAAGCTATCAGCCAACCGAGTCAAGGCGTAAGCTTCATTACGTTGGTCTGGAGTGGTCAGATCGGCCACGACCGCTTCGGTGGCAGGCCAGTACAAGCCCAACCCTAACCCCATCAGCAGGTTGCCAATGACAAAAATGGGGAAGTTGGTGGTTGCAGCCAAGACAAAAGAAGCGATCGCTGAAACCAGTGCCGACAGCAGCAAGGTTCGTCGCCTGCCGAACTGCGGAGAGTCACTCAAGGAGCCACTTGCAAGTCGCCCTAAAACACCAGAAATGGAGGCGCTACCTAAACCCAAACCAACAGCTGCTGCCGACAAATGCACCTGATTGACGAAAAAAATGGGAGCGTAAAATAGGGTAAAACCGCTGCCCACTTGAGAGAGCAATCGACCGAAGACCAGAATCCAAACTTGGGCGTTGAACTGGGGCAGCCAAGGAAATCGCGAATTGATGGGACTCTCTCCTGCTAATTAAATCTAAGTCAAGCCAATCTCAGCGATCGCAAAAGCACCATTATTCATCAAGCGATCGCAGGTCGTTGCTCACTACTTCTTGCAATATTGC
This genomic interval carries:
- a CDS encoding MFS transporter; amino-acid sequence: MNSRFPWLPQFNAQVWILVFGRLLSQVGSGFTLFYAPIFFVNQVHLSAAAVGLGLGSASISGVLGRLASGSLSDSPQFGRRRTLLLSALVSAIASFVLAATTNFPIFVIGNLLMGLGLGLYWPATEAVVADLTTPDQRNEAYALTRLADSLGLGLGVILGGVLISATGAYRTLFILDGISFVVFFGVIYAAIAETVKPKNEPQQWLKGWGVALRDRALLVYALVNILFTTYVSQIQSTMPLYFSNFVSVGNSSQGFAPKEISALFTAHLVLSVLCQLPAARWLNRFSRPHALMISALIWAVGFVLVWATGISNSGQWLWAGLSLAVLAIANVAYTPAASSLVVDLAPESLRGVYLSINSQCWAIGYFIGPPLGGWALDQSKFVAHSFWLGMALSIGIALLILKHLNDLLAEKQFS